Genomic segment of Gloeocapsa sp. PCC 7428:
ATAAAAACACAATGCGCTACTTAAAAAAACAGAGGGTTATGATAGCGTTTATTGTAATTATTTCTGTAGTATTAACTACAGTTAAATCTTTAGCTGCAACCGAAATTAAATGGACGACAGTTGCACCTTCTCCAGTCGGTACGGGAGAGGCAATGAGTGCGGTAGTTAGTGGTAAATTGTATCAGTTAGGCGGATATACTTCTAAGTGGAGACCAACAAATCGTGCTGATGTGTACGATCCAGCAACGAACACGTGGAAACGTCTTGCAGATATACCAATTAGAATTACTCATGCAGGAGTTGCGGCTGACGCCGGAAATATTTATTTAGCAGGCGGGTATGTTGGTAAACCAGAAGGCGGACAACTATTTGCAACAAGAAAAGTTTTACGCTACAACATTGCAACGAATACTTGGTCAGAAATGCCACCATTACCACAAACTAGAGGTAGCGGTGGCTTTAGTAATTTGAAACGAGAATTGCATTTCTTTGGTGGAGCAGATCTTAATAGAATTGACCGTGGCGATCATTGGATACTCAAGCTTGATAATATTGCTGCTGGTTGGCAAACAGCGGCTGTGTTACCCAATCCACGATCGCACTTAGGAGATGCAATTGTCAACGGCAAGATTTATGCGATCGGCGGGCAGCATAGTTATGATGACTACTTAACGACACAAAATAGTGTCCACGTTTGGAATCCTGCAACAAAGCAATGGGCTAAAGTCGCTAATTTACCGCAACCACGCAGTCATATTGGGGCTGCTACTTTTGTTATTAATGGAGAAATATATTTAGTGGGTGGCGAGGTTAAACACAAGTCAGCAGTTAATAAGGTAACGGTATATAATCCTAAAACTAATTCATGGCGTGAGTTAACGCCACTACCGACTAAACGTCACTCTGGTGTTGGAGGTTTTATCAATGGTAGTATCTACTACTCTTCCGGCGCTCCAGCTTTTGATAAAACAGTTTACCGAGGTAGATTTCAGTTTGTAAGTTAAAAAATCTTCTCAAGAATGCTGCATTTGTACAAAAGCATCGAGTAACACATCAGGAATGGGTCTAGGGCGCATCGACACTGCATCCACCCATACCCACAAGGCTTCAGCAGTTACTAATAAGTGATCGTTGCCATATTTGCGAATTTCATAACGTCGAATCGCCCGCGTACCGCGCATTTCTTGCAACCAAGTACGCACTTCTAGCGTGTCACCTGCGATCGCCGGACGCAGATAGTCGATCTCAATCCGGCGCATGACAAAAACACCGCCAAGTTCGCGATAGACATCCAAAGAAAAGCCCAAATGTTCTAAGTGTTCGATCGCGGCTTGTTCGAGGTAATGTTGATAAACTGAGTTGTTGACGTGACCCAAGGCATCCATTTCATAATGGCGTACCCGTAGTTGTGTTGTAAATGGTTGCATATATAACGACTACTCACTCACTATACGCTTCCATTGGCAAACACGAGCAAACAAAATTGCGATCGCCATAAGCGTTATCAATTCGTCCAACGGTCGTCCAGAATTTGTGTTCGCGAGTCCACGATGTAGGATACGCAGCTTGTTCGCGGGAATAAGGATGTTGCCAATCTGAGGAAATTAAAGCATCAGCAGTATGCGGAGCATTCTTCAAAACATTATCATGCATATCGACTTTACCCGCCTCAATTTCTGCGATTTCTTGGCGAATTTGAATCATCGCCTCACAGAAACGATCCAACTCGGCTTTTGATTCGCTTTCAGTTGGTTCTACCATCATTGTGCCAGCAACAGGCCAAGAAACCGTAGGCGCGTGAAAGCCATAATCCATTAACCGCTTGGCGATGTCGTCTACTTCAATTCCGGCAGATTTTTTGAGGAATCGCAAATCTAGAATGCACTCATGTGCAACTAACCCTGATTTACCTCTGTACAATACTGGGTAGTAAGGTGCTAAACGATGGGCAATGTAGTTTGCATTGAGAATCGCGACTTTGGTTGCTTGCGTCAACCCTGCTGCGCCCATGAGCGTAATATACATCCAGGATATCGGTAAAATACTCGCACTTCCCCACGGGGCAGCAGCGATCTGCCAACGGCAGGGGCGTTTCGCCATCGCGCCTACGCTTTGTTCGCCACCAATTTCTACTACTGTATGACCTGGTAAAAACTGTACAAGATGCGTCGCTACGCCAATTGGTCCCATTCCTGGACCGCCACCACCATGCGGAATACAGAAAGTTTTGTGTAAGTTTAGGTGACACACATCTGCACCATAATCGCCAGGACGACAAATTCCCACTTGGGCATTCATATTTGCCCCATCCATGTAAACTTGTCCGCCGTGGGCGTGAACAATCGCGCAAATATCTTTGATTTGTTCTTCAAAGACACCATGCGTTGAAGGATACGTCACCATTAAAGCCGCAAGTTCGTGACTGTGTTTTTCGGCTTTTGCTTGAAGATCGTCTAAGTCGATATTGCCTTGTTTGTCGCAGGCGATCGCCACGACTTTCATTCCCGCCATCACTGCGCTTGCGGGGTTTGTTCCGTGGGCTGACTCTGGAATCAGACAAACTTGACGATGCGCTTCGCCGCGACTTGCGTGATATTGCCGAATCACGAGTAAGCCTGCGTACTCGCCTTGCGCACCTGCGTTGGGTTGGAGTGAAATTCCTGCAAAACCTGTAATTTCGGCTAAAGCTTGTTCGAGTTGCGCGAACAAGATTTGATACCCTCTAGTTTGGGACAAAGGTGCAAATGGGTGAATTTTACCAAACGCCTGCCACGAGATAGGTAACATTTCCGTCGTCGCATTTAACTTCATCGTGCATGAACCCAAAGGAATCATCGATGTTGTTAGCGACAGATCTTTAGCTTGCAGTCGGTAAATATACCGCAGCATTTCAGTTTCAGCATGGTAGCTGTTAAAGACAGGATGCGTTAGATAACCACTACTGCGGGCAAAAGGTTGGATTTTTTCAAGTGCTGATTGGGGAGTTGCTAACTCCTCTAGCGCGAAAGATACTTCACTTCCTGCAACAATTTGCCATAAATCGTACAAATCGGCTTCGGTTGTTGTTTCGTCCAAGCTAATGGCGATCGCCCTTTCGTTAATCGTCCGTAGATTGATTTGCCGTGCTAAGGCTGCTTCAATGATTTCTGTAACCTGTTCGGGTTCAAGGTCAATCCGTAGCGTATCAAAGTAGTGTTCTGAAGTAATGGTGTAGCCTAAATGCTTGAGACCTTCAGCTAAAAGAACAGTTAGCTGATGAACGCGTTGAGCAATATTCTTCAAGCCTTGCGGTCCGTGATAAACCGCGTACATTGATGCCATTACAGCTAATAACACTTGGGCGGTACAGATGTTGCTTGTTGCTTTTTCCCGCCGAATATGCTGTTCTCTGGTTTGGAGTGCAAGACGTAGCGCCGGCTTACCATGAACGTCTTTTGAGACGCCAACGATACGCCCTGGAACTTGTCGCTTGTATTGTTCTTTTGTTGCAAAATAAGCTGCATGAGGACCGCCGTAGCCGAGGGGAACGCCAAAACGTTGCGTACTTCCAACGGCAATATCCGCCCCAAATTCTCCAGGTGGCGTTAGTAAACACAAGCTTAAGGGATCGGCAGCAACTGTGACTAAAGCCCCTACTGTATGCGCTTGTTCAACAAAGTGACGATAATCGTAAATTGTGCCGTCAGTCGCCGGATACTGTAACAACGCCCCAAAGACCGATTCATCAAAGGTAAACGTTTGATGGTCGCCGACAATAATTTTAATTCCTAGCGGTATTGCGCGAGTTTGCACAACGGCGATCGTCTGCGGATGGCAATCTTGCGAAACAAAGAAGGTGTTTGCTTTGTGCTTACACACTCCATAACTCATTGCCATTGCTTCGGCGGCTGCGGTAGCCTCATCAAGAAGTGAAGCATTCGCAATTTCTAAACCAGTTAAATCAATGATCGCGGTCTGGAAGTTTAGTAACGCTTCGAGTCGTCCTTGTGAAATCTCTGGCTGATAGGGAGTATAAGCTGTGTACCAGCCAGGATTTTCTAAAATATTACGCTGAATGACAGGCGGGGTGACGCAGTCATGATACCCCATGCCAATAAACGAGCGAAAGACTTGGTTTTTTGAGGCAATTTCTTTGAGTTTGGCTAAAGCTGCGTATTCACTTTGCGCAGGTTCTAGCTGAAGCGGTCTATTAAGTCGAATCGCCTGCGGTACGGTTTGGTCGATTAAAGCATCAAGCGTTGCCAAACCCAATTCATCAAGCATTTGCTGAATTTCTTCTGGCTTAGAACCAATATGCCTTTGTGCGAAAGAAAAAGATTCTTGGGCTGCTTCTACCAGTTGCTGACGAATTGAACCAGTACCAGAGCGATAAGCTACCACAGACTGCTCTCCAGACACGACTTCTTCTTCATATTCTGCAACATTATTTTAAATATGGAGAACTAGGGAAAAGATAATTATGCCATTTCATAACTTTTCCCTCTCTAGCCACCTGTAGGCTTAAGCCTACGGCTACTCGCCTTCTACTTGTGCCTGATACTCATCCGCAGACATTGCATCGTCGAGTTCGCTAGAGTCGGTAATCCGCACTTTTAACAACCAACCTTCACCGTATGGGTCATCAGCTAACTGTTCAGGTGCTTCTACTATGTCATCGTTACGCTCAACTACAGTACCACTAACGGCGGCGTACAAGTTTTCCACTGCTTTTACTGACTCAATTGTACCAAAGCTTTCTCCTTTGGTTAGCGCGTCACCAACTTCGGGCAATTCGAGAAACACGATGTCACCTAATTGATCTACGGCGAAGGCGCTAATCCCAATTGTGGCGATATCGCCGTCTAACCGTACGTACTCGTGAGAATCTTGATATTTTAAATCGCTGGGATATTCCAGTGCCATGTGTAACCTCAACAATAAAAGCATTGATACTTACTTTATTGGTAATGAGTAATTGGTAATAGGTATTCTTGACAATGACCAACGATCAGTTACCAGTTACCGACCCTAGCGCCCATTATTTCATAAAAATCCAAAACGATTTTCAGCATGAATCACAAATGCCCTGCGACTGAAGTCGAGGGCTACTCCAGTAAAGTGTACCTTTGTACACTTAAATAAGACTTTGATCAATACGTTCACAGTGGTAGATTTTCTTTTGTTTAGCTGCGAATTTATTCGTCAAACATTCATGCAGGAGAGCTATTGCATAGAGCTTCAGAACCACTGCTATACTCATTATTTG
This window contains:
- a CDS encoding thioesterase family protein produces the protein MQPFTTQLRVRHYEMDALGHVNNSVYQHYLEQAAIEHLEHLGFSLDVYRELGGVFVMRRIEIDYLRPAIAGDTLEVRTWLQEMRGTRAIRRYEIRKYGNDHLLVTAEALWVWVDAVSMRPRPIPDVLLDAFVQMQHS
- the gcvP gene encoding aminomethyl-transferring glycine dehydrogenase, encoding MLDELGLATLDALIDQTVPQAIRLNRPLQLEPAQSEYAALAKLKEIASKNQVFRSFIGMGYHDCVTPPVIQRNILENPGWYTAYTPYQPEISQGRLEALLNFQTAIIDLTGLEIANASLLDEATAAAEAMAMSYGVCKHKANTFFVSQDCHPQTIAVVQTRAIPLGIKIIVGDHQTFTFDESVFGALLQYPATDGTIYDYRHFVEQAHTVGALVTVAADPLSLCLLTPPGEFGADIAVGSTQRFGVPLGYGGPHAAYFATKEQYKRQVPGRIVGVSKDVHGKPALRLALQTREQHIRREKATSNICTAQVLLAVMASMYAVYHGPQGLKNIAQRVHQLTVLLAEGLKHLGYTITSEHYFDTLRIDLEPEQVTEIIEAALARQINLRTINERAIAISLDETTTEADLYDLWQIVAGSEVSFALEELATPQSALEKIQPFARSSGYLTHPVFNSYHAETEMLRYIYRLQAKDLSLTTSMIPLGSCTMKLNATTEMLPISWQAFGKIHPFAPLSQTRGYQILFAQLEQALAEITGFAGISLQPNAGAQGEYAGLLVIRQYHASRGEAHRQVCLIPESAHGTNPASAVMAGMKVVAIACDKQGNIDLDDLQAKAEKHSHELAALMVTYPSTHGVFEEQIKDICAIVHAHGGQVYMDGANMNAQVGICRPGDYGADVCHLNLHKTFCIPHGGGGPGMGPIGVATHLVQFLPGHTVVEIGGEQSVGAMAKRPCRWQIAAAPWGSASILPISWMYITLMGAAGLTQATKVAILNANYIAHRLAPYYPVLYRGKSGLVAHECILDLRFLKKSAGIEVDDIAKRLMDYGFHAPTVSWPVAGTMMVEPTESESKAELDRFCEAMIQIRQEIAEIEAGKVDMHDNVLKNAPHTADALISSDWQHPYSREQAAYPTSWTREHKFWTTVGRIDNAYGDRNFVCSCLPMEAYSE
- a CDS encoding kelch repeat-containing protein, translated to MIAFIVIISVVLTTVKSLAATEIKWTTVAPSPVGTGEAMSAVVSGKLYQLGGYTSKWRPTNRADVYDPATNTWKRLADIPIRITHAGVAADAGNIYLAGGYVGKPEGGQLFATRKVLRYNIATNTWSEMPPLPQTRGSGGFSNLKRELHFFGGADLNRIDRGDHWILKLDNIAAGWQTAAVLPNPRSHLGDAIVNGKIYAIGGQHSYDDYLTTQNSVHVWNPATKQWAKVANLPQPRSHIGAATFVINGEIYLVGGEVKHKSAVNKVTVYNPKTNSWRELTPLPTKRHSGVGGFINGSIYYSSGAPAFDKTVYRGRFQFVS
- the gcvH gene encoding glycine cleavage system protein GcvH — encoded protein: MALEYPSDLKYQDSHEYVRLDGDIATIGISAFAVDQLGDIVFLELPEVGDALTKGESFGTIESVKAVENLYAAVSGTVVERNDDIVEAPEQLADDPYGEGWLLKVRITDSSELDDAMSADEYQAQVEGE